In Pseudoliparis swirei isolate HS2019 ecotype Mariana Trench unplaced genomic scaffold, NWPU_hadal_v1 hadal_138, whole genome shotgun sequence, one genomic interval encodes:
- the LOC130191537 gene encoding 60S ribosomal protein L22, translated as MAPTQKKQNPGKGGKGKKKKQVLKFTLDCTHPVEDGIMDAANFEQFLQERIKVNGKAGNLGNGVVSIERSKSKITVSSEVPFSKRYLKYLTKKYLKKNNLRDWLRVVANTKESYELRYFQINQDEEEEEDED; from the exons ATGGCGCCCACT CAGAAGAAGCAGAACCCCGGTAAAGGCGGTaaaggcaagaagaagaagcaggtcCTGAAGTTCACTCTGGACTGCACTCACCCCGTAGAGGACGGCATCATGGACGCCGCCAACTTC GAGCAGTTCCTTCAGGAGCGCATCAAGGTGAACGGGAAGGCCGGTAACCTTGGTAACGGCGTGGTCTCCATCGAGAGGAGCAAGAGCAAGATCACCGTCTCCTCCGAGGTGCCCTTCTCCAAGAG GTACCTGAAGTACCTGACCAAGAAGTACCTGAAGAAGAACAACCTGCGGGACTGGCTGCGCGTGGTGGCCAACACCAAGGAGAGCTACGAGCTGCGCTACTTCCAGATCAaccaggacgaggaggaggaggaggacgaagatTAA